The Trichoplusia ni isolate ovarian cell line Hi5 unplaced genomic scaffold, tn1 tig00002160, whole genome shotgun sequence nucleotide sequence GGTGGTCGCTGGCGTGATGCTGGAGCACGTAAAAATTGCAGACTTCTCTGTTGCTGCCGTACGGAGGTTCCATAGGATGGGCCGCAATAGCAACGGAAGCAAACCACGACCAATACTCCTCAAGTTAAGGGACGTGGAAGTTAGAGATAGGATTTGGTTCGAGAAGACGAAGTTGAAGGGCTCCGGCATCACTTTGTCAGAATTTCTGACGAAGACGCGGCACGACGC carries:
- the LOC113507459 gene encoding uncharacterized protein LOC113507459, yielding MRGRRKILLLHGVPEHSKEDTAQVVAGVMLEHVKIADFSVAAVRRFHRMGRNSNGSKPRPILLKLRDVEVRDRIWFEKTKLKGSGITLSEFLTKTRHDAFMMAREKFGISNCWTQ